In Bubalus bubalis isolate 160015118507 breed Murrah chromosome 3, NDDB_SH_1, whole genome shotgun sequence, a genomic segment contains:
- the WNT9B gene encoding protein Wnt-9b: protein MRPPPALALAALCLLALPAAAAAAYFGLTGREVLTPFPGLGTAAPAQGGAHLKQCDLLKLSRRQKQLCRREPGLAETLQDAAHLSLLECQFQFRHERWNCSLEGRTGLLKRGFKETAFLYAVSAAALTHTLARACSAGRMERCTCDDSPGLESRQAWQWGVCGDNLKYSTKFLNNFLGPKRGSKDLRARADAHNTHVGIKAVKSGLRTTCKCHGVSGSCAVRTCWKQLSPFRDTGQVLKLRYDSAVKVSSASNEALGRLELWAPARPGSPSKGPAPRPGDLVYMEDSPSFCRPSKYSPGTGGRVCSREASCSSLCCGRGYDTQSRLAAFSCHCQVQWCCYVECQQCVREELVYTCKH, encoded by the exons ATGCGCCCCCCGCCCGCGCTGGCCCTGGCCGCGCTCTGCCTGCTGGCgctgcccgccgccgccgccgccgcctacTTCGG CCTGACTGGGCGGGAGGTCCTGACGCCCTTCCCCGGGCTGGGCACCGCTGCCCCAGCACAGGGTGGGGCCCACCTGAAGCAGTGTGACCTCCTGAAGTTGTCCCGCCGGCAGAAGCAGCTCTGTCGGCGGGAGCCAGGCCTGGCTGAGACCCTGCAGGATGCCGCACACCTCAGCCTGCTCGAGTGCCAGTTTCAGTTCCGGCATGAGCGCTGGAActgcagcctggaggggaggacGGGGCTGCTCAAGAGAg GTTTCAAGGAGACGGCCTTCCTGTATGCGGTGTCCGCAGCCGCCCTCACGCACACTCTGGCCCGGGCCTGCAGCGCTGGCCGCATGGAGCGGTGCACCTGTGATGACTCCCCGGGCCTCGAGAGCCGGCAAGCCTGgcagtggggtgtgtgtggtgaCAACCTCAAGTATAGCACCAAGTTCCTGAACAACTTTCTGGGGCCCAAGAGAGGAAGCAAAGACCTGCGGGCACGGGCAGACGCCCACAACACCCACGTGGGCATCAAG GCCGTGAAGAGTGGCCTCCGGACCACGTGTAAGTGCCACGGCGTGTCAGGCTCCTGCGCCGTGCGCACCTGCTGGAAGCAGCTGTCCCCGTTCCGCGACACAGGCCAGGTGCTGAAGCTGCGCTACGACTCAGCCGTCAAGGTGTCCAGTGCCAGCAATGAGGCCTTGGGCCGCTTGGAGCTGTGGGCACCAGCCAGACCAGGCAGCCCCAGCAAGGGCCCGGCTCCGCGGCCTGGGGACCTGGTCTACATGGAGGACTCACCCAGTTTCTGCCGGCCCAGCAAGTACTCGCCTGGCACAGGGGGCAGGGTGTGCTCCCGCGAGGCCAGCTGTAGCAGCCTGTGCTGCGGGCGCGGCTACGACACCCAGAGCCGCCTGGCGGCCTTCTCCTGCCACTGCCAGGTGCAGTGGTGCTGCTACGTGGAGTGCCAGCAGTGTGTGCGGGAGGAGCTTGTATACACCTGTAAGCACTAG